The Polycladomyces zharkentensis DNA segment CAGGAATGGAATCGCGGACAAATTTCTCTCAGCGAAGCGCACTTTGCCCGCGTTCAGTATTACGGGTTTGAAGCGGTCATGGCTTGCTTCCTTGTGGGCGCAGGTGGAGCGAGCAGGGAACGTAATGTGGACAGCAAACCAAACACACCCTGGGGCAACCGACTGAGTCTTGATCCGGAAGAAAGGAGTCGCTCATCTTGCAAGATAAGCCGTTTCAGTAAGATCCATAACATCGCTTTCTCTGAATAAAATACGCATCAGTTCCGGATCGCCTAAAAACAACTCATGAACCAGCGCATGGATATCATATCATCCATTTGTAAATCCCACTTCAGCCAATATACTCCACCATGTGTCCGACCTTTGAAAGCGTATGTGTTTCACAAGTGATGCTCATCCGGGAAAAAGGGGTTTCATCAATCCAAATACTCCGGGATGATCAAGGACGCTCCTTGACATTGACCCCGATTTGATATATTATGGTCGTTGGTATTTTCCACTGAATAGCCCCGGTGGAAACAATTCGGCGCGAACGTTTTGGATATATTATCTGCAAACTGTGACGGACGATCAATCGTCTGCAATCGAGGAGGATCATCGATGCGAACCACATATATGGCCAAACCGAATGAGGTGGAGCGGAAATGGTATGTGGTCGACGCGAAGGGGAAACCCCTTGGCCGGGTCGCTTCCCAAGTCGCGGCGATTTTGCGCGGGAAGCACAAACCGCAATTCACCCCTCACGTTGACACCGGCGATTTCGTCATCGTGATCAACGCGAGCGAAGTGGAATTGACCGGTAAAAAAGCGACCAAGAAAATCTACTATCGCCACTCCGGTTACCCCGGTGGATTGAAAGCGACCACTGCCGGCGACATGCGGAACAACCGTCCGGAACGGATGATCGAGCTGGCCGTCAAAGGCATGCTGCCCAAAAACAGCTTGGGACGGAAGCAGTTCAAAAAACTGAAAGTCTATGCAGGACCGGAACATCCCCATCAGGCGCAAAATCCTGAAGTGTGGGAGCTTCGCGGATAATCTAAAGGAGGGAACCGATCGTGGCACAAGTCCAATTTTACGGAACCGGTCGCCGCAAGGAATCGGTCGCCCGCGTTCGGCTGGTTCCCGGTGACGGCCGCATCGTGGTCAACGGCCGCGACTTGGACCAATATTTCGGCTTGGAAACGTTGAAAGCCATCGTACGTCAACCGTTGGTGTTGACCGATACCTTGAACCGTTACGACGTGTTGGTGAACGTGCATGGGGGCGGCTTCACCGGTCAGGCGGGTGCGATTCGTCACGGCATCGCCCGTGCGCTGTTGAAAGTGGATCCGGATCTTCGCCCGACCCTGAAAAAGGCCGGCTTCCTGACGCGTGACCCGCGGATGAAAGAACGGAAGAAATACGGCTTGAAAAAAGCCCGCCGTGCTCCGCAATTCTCCAAACGGTAATCGGCAGGATCACACACCCTCGCCTGTGCAGGCGGGGGTTTTTTGTTGCCTCATACAGGGTGATCAGTCGTTGTGCGCATGAAGGATCGTAAACCGAGGAAACACTAAGCTTGTGCTCCAGGTGCGTCTGGTGCGCAGACCCCAGGAATGGGCGGCCTGTTTCCCACGAGCGATCTTTTAGCAGCGGGAGGAAACGGGTTTAACCGGACAAACGGGAGATATACGCTGGATGATGGTTGACGGTTGGAGATTGGAGATAGGAAACGGAGATGGCCATATGGCGCGCGTCATTCCCATCGAACGGTTGCAGGCGGCCCGGACGGAACGCCTTCGACAGGAAGCATTGGAAGGTTTTCCGTGGGATCGAATGGACCGGTTTATGGACAAAGTCATGATTCCCACGCTGGTGTACTTGCCGGAAGAACGTCAGATTCCGGTTTGCGAAGCATTGTATCGGCTTGCGTATGAAGCATTTTTGCTGGGGATTACAGCGAGTCGGTCCATTTTTTACGACCGGTGTCCCCCTCGCTTTTCCAGCCGCCCCATGGCCTGGGTGGGGATTTACGATGAAGTGTATGAACATCGGGGAAATGAACTGATCCAATCCATTGCAGAAGAGTTCAGCTTGTCTCTCATATTGTCCGACTGGGCGGTCGAATCGGTCTGGATCGCGATGGAA contains these protein-coding regions:
- the rpsI gene encoding 30S ribosomal protein S9 produces the protein MAQVQFYGTGRRKESVARVRLVPGDGRIVVNGRDLDQYFGLETLKAIVRQPLVLTDTLNRYDVLVNVHGGGFTGQAGAIRHGIARALLKVDPDLRPTLKKAGFLTRDPRMKERKKYGLKKARRAPQFSKR
- the rplM gene encoding 50S ribosomal protein L13, which codes for MRTTYMAKPNEVERKWYVVDAKGKPLGRVASQVAAILRGKHKPQFTPHVDTGDFVIVINASEVELTGKKATKKIYYRHSGYPGGLKATTAGDMRNNRPERMIELAVKGMLPKNSLGRKQFKKLKVYAGPEHPHQAQNPEVWELRG